The Solanum lycopersicum chromosome 9, SLM_r2.1 genome window below encodes:
- the LOC543857 gene encoding probable WRKY transcription factor 21 isoform X2, with protein sequence MEEIEEANRVAVESCHRVISKLSQPHDEKILARETGEAVHKFKKVVTLLNSNLGHARVRKTKKILTPFPHSLLLENSSCKIVDDQLKPLQLLPITYPENIRLEIGSNVNRIHPSLELNSHSKNPLQLAQQTSYHFAQQQQQQRRYQLQQQADMMYRRSNSGISLNFDSSTCTPTMSSTRSFISSLSIDGSVANLDGNAFHFIGASRSADQSSVQHKKRCSGRGEEGSVKCGSSGRCHCSKKRKHRVKRSIKVPAISNKLADIPPDEYSWRKYGQKPIKGSPHPRYNAAVLTANLLWLLLSGILQV encoded by the exons atggagGAGATTGAGGAAGCTAACAGAGTTGCAGTTGAGAGTTGTCATAGAGTTATTAGTAAGTTATCTCAACCTCATGATGAGAAAATTTTAGCAAGAGAGACTGGAGAGGCTGTTCACAAGTTTAAGAAAGTGGTGACTCTCTTAAATTCTAATTTGGGTCATGCAAGAGtaagaaaaaccaagaaaattcTGACCCCTTTTCCCCATAGCCTCTTGTTAGAGAATTCAAGTTGTAAAATTGTTGATGATCAGCTTAAACCCTTACAACTGCTTCCTATCACCTATCCTGAAAATATCAGACTAGAAATTGGTTCTAATGTGAATAGGATTCACCCTTCATTGGAGTTAAATTCACATAGTAAAAATCCTCTTCAGTTAGCCCAACAAACAAGCTATCACTTTGCccaacagcagcagcaacagAGGCGGTATCAGCTTCAGCAGCAGGCGGATATGATGTATCGGCGTAGTAATAGTGGGATTAGTTTAAACTTTGATAGCTCTACATGTACTCCAACTATGTCATCAACGAGGTCGTTTATCTCCTCGTTGAGTATTGATGGAAGTGTAGCTAACTTGGATGGTAATGCCTTCCATTTTATCGGGGCTTCGCGCTCCGCGGATCAGAGCTCAGTTCAACATAAGAAAAGGTGCTCCGGAAGGGGAGAGGAGGGGAGTGTGAAATGTGGAAGCAGTGGTAGATGTCATTGCTCGAAGAAGAG GAAGCACAGGGTAAAGAGGTCAATCAAGGTTCCTGCTATAAGTAACAAACTAGCTGATATTCCTCCGGATGAGTATTCTTGGAGAAAATATGGTCAGAAACCGATCAAAGGTTCTCCGCACCCTAGGTATAATGCAGCGGTATTAACTGCAAATTTGCTGTGGTTGCTTCTTAGT